A single region of the Roseivivax sp. THAF197b genome encodes:
- a CDS encoding carbohydrate ABC transporter permease: protein MEKTVNQKAWFLVLPVLILVAFSAVIPLMTVVNYSVQDTFGNNQFFWAGLEWFEEMLEDERMWDALQRQLLFSGIILAIEIPLGIFVALNMPKSGFWSSFCLVMMSLPLLIPWNVVGTIWQIFGRVDIGLLGHTLDALGISYNYTQDTFAAWVTIIVMDVWHWTSLVALLAFAGLKSIPDAYYQAAKIDQASRWKVFRFIELPKMMGVLMIAILLRFMDSFMIYTEPFVVTGGGPGNATTLLSIDLVKMALGQFDLGPAAAFSLMYFLVILLISWVFYTVMVNLDKREG from the coding sequence ATGGAAAAGACCGTCAATCAGAAAGCCTGGTTTCTCGTCCTCCCGGTCCTGATCCTCGTCGCCTTCTCGGCCGTGATCCCACTGATGACTGTGGTGAACTACTCCGTGCAGGACACGTTCGGGAACAACCAGTTCTTCTGGGCCGGGCTCGAATGGTTCGAGGAGATGCTCGAGGATGAACGCATGTGGGACGCGCTCCAGCGCCAGCTGCTGTTCTCGGGGATTATCCTCGCGATCGAGATCCCGCTGGGCATCTTCGTTGCGCTCAACATGCCGAAATCCGGCTTCTGGTCGTCCTTCTGCCTCGTGATGATGTCGCTGCCGCTGCTCATTCCGTGGAACGTCGTGGGCACGATCTGGCAGATCTTCGGCCGCGTCGATATCGGCCTTCTGGGCCATACGCTCGATGCGCTGGGGATCAGCTACAACTACACGCAAGACACCTTTGCTGCCTGGGTCACGATCATCGTGATGGATGTCTGGCACTGGACATCGCTCGTGGCGCTTCTGGCTTTCGCGGGTCTCAAGTCGATCCCCGACGCCTATTACCAGGCGGCCAAGATCGACCAGGCGAGCCGCTGGAAGGTGTTCCGTTTCATCGAGCTGCCGAAGATGATGGGCGTTCTGATGATCGCGATCCTTCTGCGCTTCATGGACAGCTTCATGATCTACACCGAGCCGTTCGTCGTGACCGGCGGCGGACCGGGCAATGCCACCACGCTTCTGTCGATCGACCTCGTGAAGATGGCGCTGGGACAGTTCGACCTTGGCCCCGCGGCGGCGTTCTCGCTGATGTATTTCCTGGTGATCCTGCTGATTTCCTGGGTGTTCTACACCGTGATGGTCAATCTCGACAAAAGGGAGGGCTGA
- a CDS encoding ABC transporter ATP-binding protein translates to MAKITLDNLAHSYLPNPGSEDDFALKELNHDWEDGAAYALLGSSGCGKSTLLNIISGLLQPSQGRILFNDRDVTHQETAERNIAQVFQFPVVYDTMTVRDNLAFPLRNRGNDEAYIAERVQEIGRMIDMEDMLDRKARGLTADAKQKISLGRGMVRKDVNALLFDEPLTVIDPHMKWELRTQLKKLHHEFGHTMIYVTHDQTEALTFADKVVVMYDGRVVQIGTPDELFERPEHTFVGYFIGSPGMNVIPARVEGRKAYVEGSEVPLGAGYAPLDGKVELGVRPEFVRLSAEEGLPVKVRRVEDVGRHKIIRAEFFGSDINIIAGEDDVIGADMTRVVFDPDHVNVYANDWRVKGEAA, encoded by the coding sequence ATGGCAAAGATCACCCTCGACAACCTCGCCCATTCCTACCTGCCCAACCCGGGCAGCGAGGACGATTTCGCGCTGAAGGAGCTCAACCACGATTGGGAAGACGGCGCGGCCTATGCCCTGCTCGGATCGTCGGGCTGCGGCAAGTCCACCCTTCTGAACATCATCTCGGGGCTGTTGCAGCCCAGCCAGGGCCGCATCCTGTTCAACGACCGCGACGTGACGCATCAGGAAACCGCCGAGCGCAATATCGCGCAGGTGTTCCAGTTCCCGGTGGTCTACGACACGATGACCGTGCGCGACAATCTCGCCTTTCCCCTGCGCAATCGCGGCAATGACGAGGCCTATATCGCCGAGCGCGTGCAGGAAATCGGCCGCATGATCGACATGGAGGACATGCTCGACCGCAAGGCGCGGGGCCTCACGGCGGATGCCAAGCAGAAGATCTCGCTCGGGCGGGGCATGGTGCGCAAGGACGTGAACGCGCTGTTGTTCGACGAGCCGCTGACGGTGATCGACCCGCATATGAAATGGGAGCTTCGGACCCAGCTGAAGAAGCTGCACCACGAGTTCGGCCATACGATGATCTACGTGACCCACGACCAGACCGAGGCGCTGACCTTCGCCGACAAGGTGGTGGTGATGTATGACGGGCGCGTGGTGCAGATCGGCACGCCCGACGAGCTGTTTGAACGGCCCGAGCATACCTTCGTGGGCTATTTCATCGGCTCGCCCGGCATGAACGTGATCCCCGCGCGGGTCGAGGGGCGCAAGGCCTATGTCGAGGGCTCCGAAGTGCCGCTGGGTGCGGGCTACGCGCCGCTTGACGGCAAGGTCGAGCTGGGCGTGCGGCCCGAATTCGTGCGCCTGTCCGCGGAAGAAGGCCTGCCGGTGAAGGTCCGCCGGGTCGAGGATGTGGGCCGCCACAAGATCATCCGCGCGGAATTTTTCGGAAGCGATATCAATATCATCGCAGGCGAAGATGATGTGATCGGTGCGGATATGACGCGGGTCGTGTTCGACCCGGACCACGTGAATGTCTATGCCAATGACTGGCGTGTGAAGGGGGAAGCGGCGTGA
- the glpD gene encoding glycerol-3-phosphate dehydrogenase yields MAQRPDTDISDLFIIGGGINGCGIARDASGRGLSVTLAEMNDLASATSSASTKLFHGGLRYLEYFEVRLVRESLIERETLLRAMPHISWPMRFVLPYHKDMRFESETPTSRLLSRIMPWMKGRRPAWLIRLGLFMYDHLGGRKILPGTSTLSLTGTPEGAPLEDRFETAFEYSDCWVEDSRLVVLNARDAEARGAEILTRTKVVSAERDGDHWRIETQNSEHGARRTHRARMLVNAAGPWVGDVIQTKVRLNSSDGVRLVRGSHIVTKKLYDHDKCYFFQGTDGRIIFAIPYEQDFTLIGTTDAEHLDPSDKPVATEAEQTYLIDFANNYFKHQITKADVVWTFSGVRPLFDDGASSASAATRDYTLKVDAEGGAPMLNIFGGKITTYRRLAESALEQIGGHLHVSKGPWTAGVPLPGGDFAVDGVAALTDALKAEYPFLDDRWAGRLVRAYGTEARAILGDARSPEALGKNFGATLTEAEIHWLMAQEYAQNAEDVVWRRSKLGLRMTDENIAALDAFMAAARDTQTRAAE; encoded by the coding sequence ATGGCCCAGCGGCCAGATACAGACATCAGCGACCTGTTCATCATCGGGGGCGGCATCAACGGATGCGGCATCGCCCGGGATGCGTCCGGTCGCGGTCTCTCCGTCACCCTGGCGGAGATGAACGATCTGGCCTCGGCCACCTCCTCCGCCTCGACGAAGCTCTTCCATGGCGGCCTGCGCTACCTCGAATATTTCGAGGTGCGGCTCGTGCGCGAAAGCCTGATCGAGCGCGAGACGCTGCTGCGCGCCATGCCGCATATCAGCTGGCCGATGCGATTTGTGCTGCCCTATCATAAGGATATGCGTTTCGAGAGCGAAACGCCGACGTCGCGGCTCCTGTCCCGGATCATGCCGTGGATGAAGGGACGCAGACCGGCCTGGCTGATCCGGCTGGGGCTTTTCATGTACGACCATCTGGGCGGCCGGAAGATCCTGCCCGGCACGTCGACCCTGTCGCTGACGGGCACGCCCGAGGGCGCGCCGCTCGAGGATCGGTTCGAAACGGCCTTCGAATATTCCGATTGCTGGGTCGAGGATTCGCGCCTCGTCGTGCTGAATGCGCGGGATGCGGAGGCGCGTGGCGCCGAGATCCTGACGCGCACGAAAGTGGTCAGCGCGGAGCGGGACGGCGATCATTGGCGTATCGAAACGCAAAATAGCGAACATGGCGCGCGCCGCACCCACCGCGCCCGCATGCTCGTGAATGCCGCGGGCCCTTGGGTCGGCGATGTGATCCAGACCAAGGTCCGGCTCAATTCCTCGGACGGGGTGCGGCTCGTGCGCGGCAGCCATATCGTGACGAAGAAGCTCTACGATCACGACAAGTGCTACTTCTTTCAGGGCACCGACGGGCGGATCATCTTCGCCATCCCCTATGAGCAGGATTTCACCCTGATCGGCACCACCGATGCCGAACATCTCGACCCGTCGGACAAACCCGTCGCAACTGAAGCCGAGCAGACCTACCTGATTGATTTCGCGAACAATTACTTCAAGCACCAAATCACGAAAGCCGATGTGGTCTGGACTTTCTCCGGCGTCCGGCCCCTTTTCGACGACGGTGCGTCCAGCGCCAGTGCCGCGACCCGCGACTACACGCTGAAGGTCGATGCGGAGGGCGGCGCGCCCATGCTGAACATCTTCGGCGGCAAGATCACAACCTATCGCCGCCTCGCCGAATCCGCGCTTGAGCAGATCGGCGGTCATCTGCACGTCTCGAAAGGGCCCTGGACCGCGGGCGTGCCCCTGCCCGGCGGCGATTTCGCCGTGGATGGCGTGGCTGCTCTGACAGACGCGCTCAAGGCGGAATACCCGTTTCTGGACGACAGATGGGCGGGCCGCCTCGTGCGCGCCTACGGCACGGAAGCCCGCGCGATCCTCGGAGACGCGAGGAGCCCCGAGGCTCTGGGAAAAAACTTCGGCGCAACCCTGACGGAGGCCGAAATTCACTGGCTCATGGCGCAGGAATACGCACAGAATGCCGAGGACGTCGTCTGGCGGCGCAGCAAGCTCGGCCTGCGCATGACGGACGAGAATATCGCCGCGCTCGACGCCTTCATGGCAGCGGCGCGTGACACGCAGACCCGCGCGGCGGAATGA
- a CDS encoding iron-containing alcohol dehydrogenase, with protein MNSFSLTLPAHIDFGRGGAQSAVDHARRFGTSILVVRSASAAFAGQAVTALEATGARVRVITGRGEPALPDLTRHLEDCAGDPPDCVLAIGGGSVIDLGKALAALIPQPGAPLDYLEVVGAGRALDAAPLPMIAVPTTAGTGAEATKNAVIGVPEHGRKVSLRDARMVPVRAIVDPALTDNCPGAVTLASGLDAVTQVIEPFLSARANPVTDAICRDAIPRGIEALDWLMSEENPEMRDELAYVSLSGGIALANAGLGAVHGLAGVIGGRTGMAHGALCGRLLVPVLRANATALEAARADTSRMDWVLRVLADQFGVPKMGALDALQDWIDGHGLPFIPRPDPDLETREAWVDDAAASSSMKANPVVLSTDALMQAVSAACAAPHS; from the coding sequence ATGAACAGCTTTTCTCTGACCCTGCCCGCCCATATCGATTTCGGCCGTGGTGGCGCGCAAAGCGCCGTTGATCACGCCCGCCGCTTCGGCACATCCATCCTTGTCGTGCGGTCTGCCTCCGCGGCCTTTGCGGGCCAAGCCGTGACAGCGCTGGAGGCCACGGGCGCGCGCGTTCGGGTCATCACGGGACGCGGCGAGCCCGCGTTGCCCGATCTCACACGGCACCTGGAGGATTGCGCGGGCGATCCGCCCGATTGCGTCCTTGCGATCGGTGGGGGATCGGTCATCGATCTCGGCAAGGCGCTGGCGGCGCTGATCCCGCAGCCGGGCGCACCGCTCGATTATCTCGAAGTGGTCGGAGCAGGCCGCGCGCTGGACGCAGCCCCCCTGCCGATGATCGCGGTACCGACCACCGCCGGAACCGGTGCGGAGGCCACGAAGAACGCCGTGATCGGCGTGCCGGAGCATGGCCGCAAGGTCAGCCTGCGCGACGCGCGCATGGTGCCGGTGCGCGCCATCGTCGATCCGGCGTTGACGGATAATTGCCCCGGCGCGGTGACGCTGGCCTCGGGCCTCGATGCGGTGACGCAGGTGATCGAGCCCTTTCTGTCGGCCCGCGCCAACCCGGTCACGGATGCGATCTGCCGCGATGCGATCCCCCGCGGGATCGAGGCGCTCGATTGGCTGATGTCCGAGGAAAACCCCGAGATGCGCGATGAGCTGGCTTATGTCAGCCTGTCGGGCGGGATTGCGCTGGCCAATGCGGGGCTCGGTGCCGTGCACGGGCTTGCAGGTGTGATCGGCGGACGCACGGGCATGGCCCATGGCGCACTCTGCGGTCGGCTCCTTGTGCCGGTGCTGCGCGCCAATGCCACCGCACTTGAGGCGGCGCGGGCCGACACGTCGCGCATGGATTGGGTGTTGCGCGTGCTCGCGGACCAGTTCGGCGTGCCGAAGATGGGCGCGCTCGATGCGCTGCAGGACTGGATCGACGGCCACGGGCTGCCCTTCATCCCGCGTCCCGACCCCGATCTGGAGACGAGGGAGGCCTGGGTCGACGATGCCGCTGCCTCCTCGTCGATGAAGGCCAATCCGGTCGTGCTGAGCACCGACGCCCTGATGCAGGCGGTCAGCGCTGCCTGCGCTGCGCCGCACTCCTAG
- a CDS encoding ABC transporter substrate-binding protein → MNLSLKSTTAMALALGLASGPAFAGMDEARAFLDEEIGELSALTREEQEAEMQFFVDAAEAFQGMEIKVVSETITTHEYESQVLAPAFTAITGIQVTHDLIGEGDVVEKLQTQMQSGENIYDAYINDSDLIGTHWRYQQVRNLTDWMANEGADVTLPTLDLEDFIGTEFTTAPDGKLYQLPDQQFANLYWFRYDWFNDEKNKADFQEAYGYELGVPVNWSAYEDIAEFFTGRDLSHLDVEGEVFGNMDYGKKDPSLGWRYTDAWMSMAGMGSEGEPNGLPVDEWGIRVNENSQPVGSCVARGGATNGPAAVYAVTKAIEWLEKYSPPAAAGMTFSEAGPIPAQGNVAQQMFWYTAFTAATVEPDLPVMNEDGTPKWRMAPSPHGVYWTEGTKIGYQDVGSWTLMKSTPEDRAKAAWLYAQFVTSKTVDVKKSHVGLTFVRESSIQHESFTERAPRLGGLVEFYRSPARTQWSPTGTNVPDYPKLAQLWWQNIGDAMSGAKTPQEALDALCEDQEDVLARLERAGIQGDIGPKLNEEQDPEYWLSQEGSPKAKLENEDEEPITISYDELIKSWQ, encoded by the coding sequence ATGAACCTGAGTTTGAAATCAACCACGGCCATGGCGCTCGCGCTCGGCCTCGCATCCGGACCGGCCTTTGCCGGGATGGACGAGGCGCGCGCGTTCCTCGACGAGGAAATCGGTGAGCTCAGCGCGCTGACCCGCGAAGAGCAGGAAGCGGAGATGCAGTTCTTCGTGGATGCGGCCGAAGCCTTCCAGGGCATGGAGATCAAAGTCGTCTCCGAGACCATCACCACCCACGAATACGAGAGCCAGGTCCTGGCCCCCGCATTCACCGCGATCACCGGCATCCAGGTCACCCATGACCTGATCGGCGAAGGCGACGTCGTCGAGAAGCTGCAGACGCAGATGCAGTCGGGCGAGAACATCTATGACGCCTATATCAACGACTCGGACCTGATCGGCACCCACTGGCGCTACCAGCAGGTGCGCAACCTCACGGACTGGATGGCCAACGAAGGCGCGGACGTGACGCTGCCGACCCTCGATCTCGAGGATTTCATCGGCACCGAATTCACCACCGCCCCCGACGGCAAGCTCTACCAGCTGCCCGACCAGCAATTCGCGAACCTCTACTGGTTCCGCTACGATTGGTTCAACGACGAGAAGAACAAGGCCGACTTCCAGGAAGCCTATGGCTACGAGCTCGGCGTTCCGGTCAACTGGTCGGCCTATGAGGACATCGCGGAGTTCTTCACCGGCCGTGACCTGAGCCACCTCGATGTCGAAGGCGAAGTCTTCGGCAACATGGATTACGGCAAGAAGGATCCCTCGCTCGGCTGGCGTTACACCGATGCGTGGATGTCCATGGCCGGCATGGGATCCGAAGGTGAGCCGAACGGTCTGCCCGTCGACGAATGGGGCATCCGGGTGAACGAGAACTCGCAGCCCGTGGGTTCCTGCGTCGCGCGCGGCGGTGCCACCAACGGCCCCGCAGCGGTTTACGCCGTGACCAAGGCCATCGAATGGCTCGAGAAGTACTCCCCGCCCGCAGCGGCAGGCATGACCTTCTCCGAGGCAGGCCCGATCCCCGCGCAGGGCAACGTGGCCCAGCAGATGTTCTGGTACACCGCCTTCACCGCCGCCACGGTCGAGCCCGACCTGCCGGTGATGAACGAGGACGGCACGCCCAAGTGGCGCATGGCCCCCTCGCCGCACGGTGTGTATTGGACCGAAGGCACCAAGATCGGTTACCAGGACGTGGGTTCCTGGACGCTGATGAAGTCCACGCCGGAAGATCGCGCCAAGGCGGCCTGGCTCTACGCCCAGTTCGTCACCTCGAAGACCGTGGACGTGAAGAAGTCCCATGTGGGCCTGACCTTCGTGCGTGAATCCTCGATCCAGCACGAAAGCTTCACCGAGCGCGCGCCGCGTCTCGGCGGCCTGGTGGAATTCTACCGCTCGCCCGCGCGGACGCAGTGGTCGCCCACCGGCACCAACGTTCCGGATTACCCGAAGCTCGCGCAGCTCTGGTGGCAGAACATCGGCGACGCGATGTCCGGTGCGAAGACCCCGCAGGAAGCGCTCGACGCGCTGTGCGAGGACCAGGAAGACGTGCTCGCGCGTCTCGAGCGTGCAGGCATCCAGGGCGATATCGGTCCCAAGCTCAACGAAGAGCAGGATCCCGAGTACTGGCTGAGCCAGGAAGGCTCGCCCAAGGCCAAGCTCGAGAACGAGGACGAAGAGCCGATCACCATCTCCTATGATGAGCTGATCAAGTCCTGGCAGTAA
- a CDS encoding DUF2160 domain-containing protein produces MAWMAWTWPTAAFFAVIALLLITFTILAIKFPETPRVGILRIETTRGDRLFITLLGSAFINLAWLGLIGANQPFALIVCLIYAAAVFRWV; encoded by the coding sequence ATGGCATGGATGGCATGGACCTGGCCCACGGCGGCCTTCTTCGCGGTGATCGCGCTTCTTCTGATCACCTTCACGATCCTCGCGATCAAGTTCCCCGAAACCCCGCGCGTGGGCATCCTGCGCATCGAGACCACGCGGGGCGACCGGCTTTTCATCACCCTTCTGGGCTCGGCCTTCATCAACCTGGCCTGGCTTGGACTGATCGGGGCGAACCAACCCTTCGCCCTCATCGTCTGCCTGATCTATGCCGCGGCGGTCTTCCGCTGGGTCTGA
- a CDS encoding tripartite tricarboxylate transporter substrate binding protein, protein MTPFKLGRRALIAATAAAMTFGSPVFSEGHQVVESIHFLIPGGAGGGWDGTARGTGEALTNAGLVGSASYENMSGGGGGKAIGYMIENAESLEDTLMVNSTPIVIRSLTGVFPQSFRDLTLVAGTIGDYAAIVVPADSDLDSMADLLETYKADRNAFAVGGGSVPGGMDHLVAAMTMKAAGEDPTAVKYIPYDAGGKAMAALLSGEIQALSTGFSEAVALADQGEVKILGVTADERVAAYEDAPTMQEQGIDTTFINWRGFFGAPGLSDEKLTAYQDAIAKMYDTEEWEAVRARNGWVNIHNPGDEFRTFLESQEKEIGDLMKELGFL, encoded by the coding sequence ATGACACCATTCAAGCTGGGCCGTCGCGCCCTGATCGCGGCCACGGCGGCCGCCATGACCTTCGGCAGCCCTGTCTTTTCAGAGGGCCATCAAGTCGTCGAAAGCATCCACTTCCTGATCCCCGGCGGCGCAGGCGGCGGCTGGGACGGCACCGCACGCGGTACGGGCGAGGCCCTGACCAATGCCGGTCTCGTGGGCAGCGCCTCCTATGAGAACATGTCCGGCGGCGGTGGCGGCAAGGCCATCGGCTACATGATCGAAAACGCCGAGAGCCTCGAAGACACGCTGATGGTGAACTCCACCCCCATCGTGATCCGCTCGCTCACGGGTGTGTTCCCGCAAAGCTTCCGCGACCTGACGCTCGTGGCCGGAACGATCGGCGATTACGCGGCGATCGTGGTGCCCGCCGACAGCGACCTCGACTCGATGGCCGACCTGCTTGAGACCTACAAGGCCGACCGCAACGCCTTCGCGGTGGGCGGCGGCTCGGTGCCGGGCGGCATGGACCACCTCGTGGCAGCAATGACCATGAAGGCCGCGGGCGAGGATCCGACGGCGGTGAAATACATCCCCTATGATGCGGGCGGCAAAGCCATGGCGGCGCTGCTGTCGGGCGAGATCCAGGCGCTGTCCACGGGCTTTTCGGAAGCCGTGGCGCTGGCCGATCAGGGCGAGGTCAAAATCCTCGGCGTGACGGCGGACGAGCGCGTGGCGGCCTATGAGGACGCGCCCACGATGCAGGAACAGGGCATCGACACCACGTTCATCAACTGGCGTGGCTTCTTCGGGGCGCCCGGCCTCTCTGACGAGAAGCTCACCGCCTATCAGGACGCCATCGCCAAGATGTACGACACCGAGGAGTGGGAAGCCGTGCGCGCCCGCAACGGTTGGGTCAACATCCACAATCCCGGCGACGAATTCCGCACCTTCCTGGAGAGCCAGGAAAAGGAAATCGGCGACCTGATGAAAGAGCTGGGCTTCCTCTGA
- a CDS encoding tripartite tricarboxylate transporter TctB family protein, which translates to MALDRWIALIILGICLAYGYAAFFTMDQLLPPFMQRNPIWPSTFPKVLSVLAILTALIIVLGLEKPAADEEKAPDIDYRRLGDYHLGKALALLGLMVLYALMLRPAGFIIATIGFLSGGAVILGERKFHYLLPITALATGIVWYLVEGVLGIFLRPWPFFLG; encoded by the coding sequence ATGGCCCTCGACCGCTGGATCGCGCTCATCATCCTCGGCATCTGTCTCGCTTATGGCTATGCTGCCTTCTTCACGATGGATCAGCTTCTGCCGCCGTTCATGCAGCGCAATCCGATCTGGCCCTCGACCTTCCCGAAGGTCCTGTCGGTGCTGGCGATCCTGACCGCGCTCATCATCGTGCTCGGCCTCGAAAAGCCTGCCGCGGATGAGGAAAAAGCCCCCGATATCGATTACCGGCGTCTCGGCGATTATCACCTGGGCAAGGCGCTGGCGCTCTTGGGCCTGATGGTGCTTTACGCCCTGATGCTGCGGCCTGCGGGCTTCATCATCGCGACGATCGGCTTTCTGTCGGGCGGTGCGGTGATCCTCGGCGAGCGCAAGTTTCACTACCTTTTGCCCATCACCGCGCTGGCCACCGGCATCGTGTGGTACCTCGTCGAGGGGGTTCTCGGCATTTTCCTGCGGCCTTGGCCGTTTTTCCTAGGCTGA
- a CDS encoding carbohydrate ABC transporter permease produces the protein MADTTSRIPGDLTAEGKARKARMRLNSSAVVMTLYLLFLLLPIYWLLNMSLKTNTEILNSFTLWPRNLTLANYATILTDPAWYMGYVNSLIYVVMNTVISLAVALPAAYAFSRYHFMGDKHLFFWLLTNRMAPPAVFALPFFQLYSSVGLFDTHIAVALAHCLFNVPLAVWILEGFMRGVPKEIDETAYIDGYSFGGFFVKIFMPLIASGIGVAAFFCFMFSWVELLLSRTLTTVDAKPIAAIMTRTQGAAGIDWGVLAAAGVLTIVPGALVIYFVRNYIAKGFALGRV, from the coding sequence ATGGCTGACACGACGTCCCGCATCCCCGGCGATCTGACTGCCGAAGGCAAGGCCCGCAAAGCGCGCATGCGGCTCAATTCGAGCGCGGTGGTGATGACGCTCTACCTGCTGTTCCTGCTCCTGCCGATCTACTGGCTTCTCAACATGAGCCTGAAGACCAACACGGAGATCCTGAACAGCTTCACGCTCTGGCCGCGCAACCTGACGCTTGCCAATTACGCGACGATCCTGACCGATCCCGCTTGGTATATGGGCTATGTGAACTCGCTCATCTACGTGGTGATGAACACGGTGATCAGCCTCGCCGTGGCGCTGCCTGCGGCTTACGCCTTCTCGCGCTATCACTTCATGGGCGACAAACACCTGTTCTTCTGGCTGCTGACGAACCGGATGGCCCCGCCTGCGGTCTTCGCCCTGCCCTTCTTCCAGCTTTACTCCTCGGTCGGGCTCTTCGACACGCATATCGCGGTGGCGCTGGCGCATTGTCTGTTCAACGTGCCGCTGGCGGTGTGGATCCTCGAAGGCTTCATGCGCGGCGTGCCGAAGGAGATCGACGAGACCGCCTATATCGACGGCTATTCCTTCGGCGGGTTCTTCGTGAAGATCTTCATGCCGCTGATCGCATCCGGCATCGGCGTCGCGGCCTTCTTCTGCTTCATGTTCTCGTGGGTGGAGCTCTTGCTGTCCCGCACACTGACCACGGTGGACGCCAAGCCCATCGCGGCGATCATGACCCGGACGCAAGGGGCTGCGGGCATCGACTGGGGCGTGCTGGCCGCGGCGGGCGTGCTGACCATCGTGCCAGGCGCGCTCGTGATCTACTTCGTGCGCAACTACATCGCGAAGGGCTTTGCCCTGGGGCGGGTGTGA
- a CDS encoding ABC transporter ATP-binding protein: MTLELKGVSKTVDGQTHIYPTDLTLEKGTMNVLLGPTSSGKTSLMRLMAGLDVPATGQILWQGEDVTGQRVQDRKVAMVYQQFINYPSMSVYDNIASPMKLMGVDGSEIDRRVRETAELMQLTPMLDRKPLELSGGQQQRCALARALVKNAGLVLLDEPLANLDYKLREELRVEIPKIFEKSGSIFVYATTEPEEALLLGGNTATLWEGRVTQFGLTPDVYRQPVDATTARVFSDPPMNFLPVSKTGSNLMFGDGQSTPAKGRLADLPDGRYTAGFRPNHLEIGKHSEDAMEFTTRLVVTELTGSETFVHLDHHGQRWVGLIHGVHHLDIGKDLSVWLDPRHVYVFGENGDLIAPAAYALAA, from the coding sequence ATGACGCTCGAACTCAAAGGCGTATCCAAGACGGTCGACGGGCAGACGCATATCTACCCCACCGATCTGACGCTCGAGAAAGGCACGATGAACGTCCTGCTGGGGCCCACCTCCTCGGGCAAGACGTCGCTCATGCGGCTGATGGCCGGGCTCGACGTGCCCGCGACGGGCCAGATCCTGTGGCAGGGCGAGGATGTGACCGGCCAGCGCGTGCAGGATCGCAAGGTCGCGATGGTCTACCAGCAATTCATCAACTACCCCTCGATGAGCGTCTACGACAACATCGCCTCGCCCATGAAGCTGATGGGGGTCGATGGCTCCGAGATCGACCGCCGCGTGCGCGAAACCGCCGAGCTGATGCAGCTCACCCCGATGCTCGACCGCAAGCCCTTGGAACTGTCTGGCGGCCAGCAGCAGCGTTGCGCCCTGGCCCGTGCGCTTGTGAAGAATGCGGGCCTTGTGCTGCTCGATGAGCCGCTGGCGAACCTCGATTACAAGCTGCGCGAGGAATTGCGCGTAGAGATCCCGAAGATCTTCGAGAAGTCGGGCTCCATCTTCGTCTATGCCACGACCGAACCCGAGGAAGCGCTGCTTCTGGGCGGCAATACCGCAACCCTCTGGGAGGGCCGCGTGACGCAGTTCGGCCTCACGCCCGACGTCTATCGCCAGCCGGTGGATGCGACCACGGCGCGGGTCTTCTCGGACCCGCCGATGAACTTCCTGCCGGTGTCGAAGACCGGATCGAACCTGATGTTCGGCGACGGACAGAGCACGCCCGCGAAAGGCCGCCTCGCCGACCTGCCCGACGGGCGCTATACCGCCGGGTTCCGGCCCAACCACCTCGAGATCGGCAAACATTCCGAGGACGCGATGGAGTTCACAACCCGGCTCGTCGTGACGGAGCTGACCGGTTCGGAGACCTTCGTGCATCTCGATCATCACGGGCAGCGCTGGGTCGGACTGATCCACGGCGTTCACCACCTCGATATCGGCAAGGACCTGTCCGTGTGGCTCGATCCGCGGCACGTCTACGTGTTCGGCGAAAACGGTGATCTGATCGCCCCCGCAGCCTACGCGCTGGCCGCCTGA